A window of the Fusarium poae strain DAOMC 252244 chromosome 3, whole genome shotgun sequence genome harbors these coding sequences:
- a CDS encoding hypothetical protein (SECRETED:SignalP(1-20)), with amino-acid sequence MHFSTVTAVVLGALCTGTQAWQITAYNNVNNCKANRDSSYQVISGANNNDGCMTFGQGMGGVNCRQYYNGGSSNGACTGTPNVRSLLQEAGRCVVYDQANCKGRYQDSGNLSGRSCASLERYNWGPIRSFWCTGYVTRNWDLTQMI; translated from the exons ATGCATTTCTCAACAGTCACCGCCGTTGTTCTTGGCGCTTTGTGTACTGGCACTCAGGCGTGGCAAA TTACCGCTTACAACAATGTCAACAACTGCAAGGCCAACCGCGACTCTAGCTACCAGGTCATCTCTGGAGCTAACAACAACGACGGCTGTATGACATTTGGTCAGGGCATGGGTGGCGTCAACTGCCGTCAGTACTACAACGGCGGTAGCAGCAATGGAGCTTGTACGGGTACTCCGAATGTCCGTTCTCTCCTCCAGGAGGCTGGAAGATGTGTTGTCTACGACCAGGCCAACTGCAAGGGTAGATACCAAGACAGCGGTAATCTCAGCGGCAGGTCATGCGCCTCTCTTGAGCGGTACAACTGGGGTCCCATCCGCTCCTTTTGGTGCACCGGTT ACGTTACCAGAAACTGGGATTTGACCCAGATGATATAA
- a CDS encoding hypothetical protein (SECRETED:SignalP(1-23)) codes for MLFNTFTTSAIAAFALLAAPVVSSPIDTIPEGLESHLQSRANDVTVKFWTTTTCHTSRSRKGFNSGHCINALAGKDHAVSMQERKSTKCHMIRYREKNCQGYSEKGLNLHDCFNIGDEWESLRFKC; via the exons ATGCTTTTCAACACCTTTACTACGTCTGCTATCGCAGCCTTTGCTCTTTTGGCAGCTCCAGTTGTCAGCAGTCCCATCGATACCATCCCAGAGGGCCTCGAATCCCACCTCCAGAGCCGAGCCAACGACGTGACGGTCAAATTCTGGACCACCACAACATGCCATACTTCAAGATCCAGAAAGGGTTTCAACAGCGGGCATTGTATCAATGCTCTAGCTGGTAAAGACCATGCCGTTAGCATGCAAGAACGAAAGAGCACAAAGTGTCATA TGATTCGATATCGGGAGAAGAACTGCCAAGGCTACTCAGAGAAAGGCCTTAATCTCCATGACTGCTTCAACATTGGAGACGAGTGGGAGTCTCTCAGGTTCAAGTGCTAA